One region of Strongyloides ratti genome assembly S_ratti_ED321, chromosome : X genomic DNA includes:
- a CDS encoding Clc protein-like family-containing protein, translated as MSNTGNFIQTVVLIISLIFQMIAISISIYSTFSPSWQVVDIREFRAQHHHGLWLDCTRSEISYSTINSNIKNNKEDDSFLSHSSNTRPHKNHYEYYDSQSPLHCTYKFDWAQAKIIEENIINEDDNSAAGEAEHHQFFFWHKAVLTSIICSIIFGGLSLFTGMCSPCFGTCSLVYAILIFLSLISSITADAIFFFAAHRVDNRFVQGLIGTYEQGIGHAFYLHLSSTIILLISFIISVCTSYSILRSSNTQREDIRLMDLPSINKQLIFHSRY; from the exons atgaGTAATACAggaaattttattcaaacagtggttttaataatatcattaatatttcaaatgaTTGCTATAAGTATTTCTATATATTCAACATTTTCTCCATCATGGCAAGTTGTTGATATAAGAGAATTTCGTGCTCAACATCATCATGGATTATGGTTAGATTGTACAAGATCAGAAATATCATATTCAACAATTAAttctaatattaaaaataacaaagaGGATGATTCATTTTTAAGTCATTCATCAAATACTCGTCCACATAAAAATCATTATGAATATTATGATTCACAAAGTCCATTACATTGTACATACAAATTTGATTGGGCACAGgcaaaaattattgaagaaaatattattaatgaagATGATAATAGTGCTGCTGGAGAAGCTGAACATCatcaatttttcttttgGCATAAAGCTGTCCTTACCTCTATCATTTGttcaattatttttggtggtttatcattatttactGGAATGTGTTCACCATGTTTTGGTACATGTTCATTAGTTTATgccattttaatatttctttcat tAATATCATCAATAACAGCAGATGCCATATTCTTTTTTGCTGCCCATCGTGTAGATAATCGTTTTGTTCAAGGTCTTATTGGAACATATGag cAAGGAATTGGACACgctttttatttacatttatcaagtacaattattcttttgatctcttttattatttctgtTTGTACCAGTTACTCAATATTGAGATCTTCAAATACGCAAAGAGAAGATATTCGCCTCATGGATTTACCttcaataaataaacaattaatcTTTCATAGTAGatattga